A genomic window from Streptomyces sp. MST-110588 includes:
- a CDS encoding protease inhibitor I42 family protein — MGEGDIAKPSRTAGIALAVVALVVAVFAVVTLLSGPVVYDEGDSEIAVSAGDRFSVRLKDDPGTGYRWVIAAPEPDPAVLRAVGSHFDSDAPPGENGSGGGSRYLEFEATGVGRTDLRLLHCLRCGTPGAVERGARSVNFRVTVR, encoded by the coding sequence ATGGGTGAGGGCGACATAGCCAAGCCGTCCAGGACGGCGGGGATCGCCCTGGCGGTCGTGGCCCTGGTGGTCGCCGTCTTCGCGGTGGTCACCCTGCTCTCCGGGCCGGTCGTCTACGACGAGGGCGATTCGGAGATAGCGGTGTCCGCCGGGGACCGCTTCTCCGTACGGCTCAAGGACGATCCCGGCACCGGCTACCGGTGGGTCATCGCCGCCCCCGAGCCGGATCCGGCCGTTCTCAGGGCCGTCGGCAGCCATTTCGACAGCGACGCGCCGCCGGGCGAGAACGGGTCGGGCGGCGGTTCGCGGTACCTGGAGTTCGAGGCGACGGGCGTGGGGCGTACGGATCTGCGGCTGCTGCACTGCCTGCGCTGCGGCACCCCCGGGGCCGTCGAGCGGGGCGCCCGCAGCGTCAACTTCCGGGTGACGGTGCGCTGA
- a CDS encoding 5-(carboxyamino)imidazole ribonucleotide synthase, which produces MTFPVVGMVGGGQLARMTHEAGIPLGIKFKLLSDTPQDSAAQVVSDVVIGDYRDLDTLRAFACGCDVITFDHEHVPTEHLRALEADGIPVRPGPDALVHAQDKGVMRARLDEIGAPSPRHRLVADPADVDRFAAEGGGYPVVLKTVRGGYDGKGVWVVRSSKEAAEPFRAKVPVLAEEKVDFVRELAANIVRSPHGQAVAYPVVESVQVDGVCDTVIAPAPDLSPELSARAQELALRIARELGVVGHLAVELFEVRDADGTPRVLVNELAMRPHNSGHWTQDGAMTSQFANHIRAVLDLPLGDPRPRAKWTVMANVLGGDYPDMYAAYLHCMARDPGLKIHMYGKDVKPGRKVGHVNTYGDDLADVRERAAHAAGYLRGTITE; this is translated from the coding sequence GTGACGTTCCCGGTAGTCGGCATGGTCGGTGGCGGTCAGCTCGCCCGTATGACCCACGAGGCGGGCATTCCCCTCGGCATCAAGTTCAAGCTCCTCAGCGACACCCCGCAGGACTCGGCGGCCCAGGTGGTCAGCGATGTCGTCATCGGCGACTACCGCGACCTGGACACGCTGCGCGCCTTCGCATGTGGCTGTGACGTGATCACTTTCGATCACGAACACGTTCCCACCGAGCATCTTCGGGCGTTGGAGGCCGACGGCATCCCCGTACGGCCCGGTCCCGACGCGCTGGTGCACGCCCAGGACAAGGGGGTGATGCGGGCCAGACTGGACGAGATCGGCGCCCCGAGCCCACGCCACCGCCTGGTCGCGGACCCCGCGGACGTCGACCGTTTCGCGGCCGAGGGCGGGGGCTATCCGGTGGTGCTCAAGACGGTCCGCGGCGGCTACGACGGCAAGGGCGTATGGGTCGTACGATCATCCAAAGAGGCCGCCGAGCCGTTCCGCGCCAAGGTGCCCGTCCTGGCCGAGGAGAAGGTCGATTTCGTACGGGAGCTGGCCGCCAACATCGTCCGTTCCCCGCACGGCCAGGCCGTCGCGTACCCGGTCGTGGAGTCGGTCCAGGTCGACGGCGTCTGCGACACGGTGATCGCCCCGGCTCCGGACCTGTCCCCGGAGCTGTCCGCCCGGGCCCAGGAACTGGCGCTGCGGATCGCCCGTGAGCTGGGGGTCGTGGGCCACCTCGCGGTCGAACTGTTCGAGGTACGGGATGCCGACGGCACACCCCGTGTGCTGGTCAACGAGCTGGCGATGCGCCCCCACAACTCGGGCCACTGGACCCAGGACGGCGCGATGACCTCGCAGTTCGCCAACCACATCCGCGCCGTACTGGACCTCCCGCTGGGCGACCCGCGCCCGCGCGCCAAGTGGACGGTGATGGCCAACGTCCTGGGCGGCGACTATCCCGACATGTATGCGGCCTACCTCCATTGCATGGCGAGGGACCCGGGGCTGAAGATCCACATGTACGGAAAGGACGTGAAGCCCGGCCGCAAGGTCGGCCACGTCAACACCTACGGCGACGACCTGGCCGACGTGCGCGAGCGCGCCGCGCACGCCGCCGGCTACCTGCGAGGAACGATCACCGAATGA